In Parus major isolate Abel chromosome 1, Parus_major1.1, whole genome shotgun sequence, the following proteins share a genomic window:
- the LOC107206030 gene encoding beta-1,4-galactosyltransferase 3: protein MFRSRVENHCFLLFVFVFQAIFILILYRGGPSNVFRGFLDSPQVVDYSKPHDVYTNLSLFTRAPSEDTMPYCSAQSPVLVGPLTITFRVLPSEKMIMKKNPFVQSGGHYRPPHCFARYKSAILVAYRNQEKYLRHLLYYIHPFLQRQQLSYTIYLIQQVGTGSFNRAKLLNVGVREAMKDEEWDCLVLHDIDLVPENDYNLYICDEYYPKHMASAMDKFQYTLPYKSFFGGVSALTPEHYMRMNGFPNTYWGDGGENDDIATRIHLAGMKIVRTSPHLGRYRVMDYSEETEIQEPWRRPPSRHNTRKTWKADGMNTLQFRLLSRTKHPLYTKITVDIGYAPPFS, encoded by the exons ATGTTCCGCTCCCGTGTGGAAAATCATTGTTTCCTCCTGTTTGTGTTTGTCTTCCAAGCAATATTTATCCTGATCCTTTACCGAGGTGGACCTTCGAATGTGTTTCGCGGGTTTTTAGACTCGCCTCAGGTGGTGGATTACTCGAAGCCCCATGATGTGTACACAAACCTCAGCTTGTTCACCCGGGCTCCCAGTGAGGACACCATGCCGTACTGCTCAGCGCAGTCCCCGGTCCTGG TTGGTCCATTAACCATCACCTTCAGGGTGCTCCCTAGTGAAAAGAtgatcatgaaaaaaaatccttttgttcAGTCTGGTGGCCACTACAGGCCACCTCACTGCTTTGCCCGCTACAAATCCGCCATCCTTGTGGCCTACAGGAACCAGGAGAAGTACCTTCGCCATCTTCTCTACTATATCCATCCTTTCCTGCAGCGCCAGCAGCTAAGTTACACTATCTACCTGATTCAGCAG gtaGGGACTGGTTCATTTAACCGAGCAAAGCTGCTTAATGTTGGTGTCCGGGAAGCCATGAAGGATGAAGAGTGGGACTGCCTTGTCCTACATGATATTGATCTGGTGCCTGAGAATGATTATAACCTGTACATTTGTGATGAATATTATCCCAAGCACATGGCCAGTGCCATGGATAAGTTTCAGTACAC atTGCCATACAAATCCTTTTTTGGAGGTGTGTCTGCTCTGACTCCAGAACATTACATGAGGATGAATGGGTTTCCCAATACATACTGGGGCGATGGTGGTGAAAATGATGACATTGCTACAAG GATTCACTTAGCAGGAATGAAAATAGTCCGGACATCACCTCACCTTGGACGCTACCGAGTGATGGACTACAGTGAAGAGACAGAGATCCAAGAGCCTTGGAGGAG GCCTCCTTCCCGACACAACAccaggaaaacatggaaagcTGATGGAATGAATACATTACAGTTCAGGCTCCTTTCCAGGACTAAGCATCCTCTTTATACCAAGATCACTGTGGACATTGGATATGCTCCTCCATTTTCTTAa
- the LOC107212820 gene encoding galactosylgalactosylxylosylprotein 3-beta-glucuronosyltransferase 1-like isoform X2: MLRRRNLLTTLLIALPWALLLTLWHQYPTTHYLSLLRKTDENVTSKALLNGTSALREEGFPSCTRQQQSIGATPKIIQNYVYSRPPPWSDTLPTIFVITPTYTRPVQKAELTRLANTFLHVQNLHWVVVEDSPRRTNLVSNLLEKAGLNFTHLNVETPKSLKLGLSWIPSHTPRGTLQRNLGLHWLRDSFSNTAPPEGVVYFADDDNTYSLELFEEMRYTRRVSVWPVAFVGGLRYESPKVSPAGKVVGWKTVFDPNRPFAIDMAGFAISIKLILEKPHASFKLEGVKGGYQETSLLKDLVTMDGLEPKAANCTKVLVWHTRTERPTLVNEGKRGFTDPRVEV, translated from the exons ATGCTGAGGAGACGTAACCTTCTTACCACGCTCCTGATTGCCTTGCCATGGGCTCTTCTCCTAACCTTGTGGCACCAGTACCCAACCACCCACTACCTCAGCCTGCTGAGAA AGACAGACGAGAACGTGACCTCTAAAGCTCTCCTTAATGGTACATCTGCCCTGAGAGAAGAAGGCTTCCCATCATGCACTCGGCAGCAGCAAAGCATAGGGGCAACGCCTAAAATCATCCAGAATTATGTGTACTCCAGGCCTCCACCATGGTCAGACACCCTGCCAACCATCTTTGTTATCACCCCTACCTACACCCGGCCAGTGCAAAAGGCTGAGCTGACCCGTCTGGCCAACACCTTCCTCCACGTACAGAACCTGCACTGGGTGGTGGTGGAGGACTCTCCACGGAGGACCAACCTTGTATCCAACCTGCTGGAGAAGGCTGGGCTCAACTTCACCCACCTCAATGTAGAGACACCCAAGAGCCTGAAGCTGGGTCTGTcctggatcccatcccacaCCCCAAGGGGGACACTACAGAGGAACCTGGGGCTGCACTGGCTGAGGGACAGCTTCAGTAACACCGCACCACCAGAAGGCGTAGTCTATTTTGCTGATGATGATAACACCTACAGCCTGGAGCTCTTTGAGGAG ATGCGCTACACAAGGCGAGTCTCAGTCTGGCCAGTGGCTTTTGTCGGGGGGCTGCGATATGAATCCCCAAAAGTGAGCCCAGCAGGGAAGGTGGTGGGCTGGAAAACAGTCTTTGACCCTAATCGTCCCTTTGCTATTGACATGGCTGGGTTTGCTATCAGCATCAAGTTGATTTTGGAGAAGCCTCACGCCAGTTTCAAGCTGGAGGGAGTTAAGGGAGGCTACCAGGAAACCAGTCTGCTGAAGGATTTAGTGACTATGGATGGGCTGGAGCCCAAAGCAGCTAACTGCACAAAG GTGTTGGTCTGGCACACAAGAACTGAGAGGCCCACTCTAGTTAATGAAGGCAAGCGTGGGTTTACAGACCCCAGAGTAGAGGTGTAA
- the LOC107212820 gene encoding galactosylgalactosylxylosylprotein 3-beta-glucuronosyltransferase 1-like isoform X1, which yields MLRRRNLLTTLLIALPWALLLTLWHQYPTTHYLSLLRKETDENVTSKALLNGTSALREEGFPSCTRQQQSIGATPKIIQNYVYSRPPPWSDTLPTIFVITPTYTRPVQKAELTRLANTFLHVQNLHWVVVEDSPRRTNLVSNLLEKAGLNFTHLNVETPKSLKLGLSWIPSHTPRGTLQRNLGLHWLRDSFSNTAPPEGVVYFADDDNTYSLELFEEMRYTRRVSVWPVAFVGGLRYESPKVSPAGKVVGWKTVFDPNRPFAIDMAGFAISIKLILEKPHASFKLEGVKGGYQETSLLKDLVTMDGLEPKAANCTKVLVWHTRTERPTLVNEGKRGFTDPRVEV from the exons ATGCTGAGGAGACGTAACCTTCTTACCACGCTCCTGATTGCCTTGCCATGGGCTCTTCTCCTAACCTTGTGGCACCAGTACCCAACCACCCACTACCTCAGCCTGCTGAGAA AAGAGACAGACGAGAACGTGACCTCTAAAGCTCTCCTTAATGGTACATCTGCCCTGAGAGAAGAAGGCTTCCCATCATGCACTCGGCAGCAGCAAAGCATAGGGGCAACGCCTAAAATCATCCAGAATTATGTGTACTCCAGGCCTCCACCATGGTCAGACACCCTGCCAACCATCTTTGTTATCACCCCTACCTACACCCGGCCAGTGCAAAAGGCTGAGCTGACCCGTCTGGCCAACACCTTCCTCCACGTACAGAACCTGCACTGGGTGGTGGTGGAGGACTCTCCACGGAGGACCAACCTTGTATCCAACCTGCTGGAGAAGGCTGGGCTCAACTTCACCCACCTCAATGTAGAGACACCCAAGAGCCTGAAGCTGGGTCTGTcctggatcccatcccacaCCCCAAGGGGGACACTACAGAGGAACCTGGGGCTGCACTGGCTGAGGGACAGCTTCAGTAACACCGCACCACCAGAAGGCGTAGTCTATTTTGCTGATGATGATAACACCTACAGCCTGGAGCTCTTTGAGGAG ATGCGCTACACAAGGCGAGTCTCAGTCTGGCCAGTGGCTTTTGTCGGGGGGCTGCGATATGAATCCCCAAAAGTGAGCCCAGCAGGGAAGGTGGTGGGCTGGAAAACAGTCTTTGACCCTAATCGTCCCTTTGCTATTGACATGGCTGGGTTTGCTATCAGCATCAAGTTGATTTTGGAGAAGCCTCACGCCAGTTTCAAGCTGGAGGGAGTTAAGGGAGGCTACCAGGAAACCAGTCTGCTGAAGGATTTAGTGACTATGGATGGGCTGGAGCCCAAAGCAGCTAACTGCACAAAG GTGTTGGTCTGGCACACAAGAACTGAGAGGCCCACTCTAGTTAATGAAGGCAAGCGTGGGTTTACAGACCCCAGAGTAGAGGTGTAA